GGTCATGCATGGAGAGTTCCGTAGTCAAGTCAAAAATGTACATTCTTCCTTTaatgcaaataataaaattgttgtgATTGTGATTTCAAAGAAATGAAATTGCAGTTATCTTTTTTAAATCGACGATAAAATATTgtcccttggctgcaatctcatTTATaactgatgatgcagcttaagatagAAGCAGGCTACTAACACTAAtcgatttctacacggcactgtaccagaacgctaaatccctCATGGGCATAGCTTTATTGGAGGTAACTAGGGACGACTGTCGCCACCCAGTTGGCCAGAATTAAGcgaatttagaaattttaaaagacCCTAGCACGTAAAGTCATGTCAccatatacaggttgtaaccagaatgctagcaaaaacttagcattgtAGTTATACTacataaacacaatccaataccaataaccatttgcctcattttgtagttttagtgatttagtactttccaaacccgcaatgtatagcgtgcaaaactttggtccaagtggcctacttacgcaacgttagtTGACCTAcggtcagtcagatgttttatttgcaaaatatcgtaaacttttacaaaattattggaaatatttaaataatttttcgcgtttttttgtggtaatatatcaataatcagcagtactatcacctgtcttcgtttttgccagcgttctggttacaccctgtatgttatGTACCCAGTATGCAGCCTGTATACATGCAGCCCAAAGGCTGCATTTGCAGTGTTTAGTTATTTAATCTGACGTAGTGATTTTGAATGAGAAattcttataaaatatttagtcTTAAACATTACAAGATATTTACCTTCGCGTCTTCCTAAAGCACAATATGCATATAGCGGTGGTACAAGCGCCGATAAACACGAGGCATCCCAAGGCCACTACGCTAATTTCCATGGTGCTCAATATTTGTACGCTTCTGGCCTGAACCATTGTAGTATCACCTACTTCTAGCACTTTGAAGCCGGCTAAATTATGGCGTAAGGATGTTTCTCTTTTCATTAACGATCTgtaagaaagaatttgtagcgTCTTTAAAAagggaaataaatatttttatgtgtatTCAAATATGTAcaataagaatattataaaggcgtTTTAACTCATATCAAgcatttcattaaaattttcaaacgaGACAGTTATACTAATTTAAccaaaatttcatttattttactcATAAATTATAGCACTCTGATTACAGCACGCCATAAAAACATGATGGTAAATAATAACTAACTTTTGCAGGATCTCCATATCGATGATGGCGTTAGATATTGGATCAACAGCGTAAATGTACATATCCGTTCTGAAACAAAAACCAATCGTTTAGAAATACTTACAATTAGAGGTATAGCGCATAACTGAGGAGGCTCCTGCGGTAGCGAAGCTGTGCGAGAGATAAGTTGAACTCTCATGTTACGTCATCACCCCCTCCCGCACCGCCCTACTACTATAGGAACTTACTCTTATGCGTTATAACTTTAGTACAAGTAGCGATAGATATCGACAGTTGAAGCCAATGATCGATTCGAAAATTAAATGATCAAAAAGAAGTATTGGTTTATGTCATCCTAATCATCATCGGAGGGTCCTCATTCAATCATTCAGACTTGAGTAGTTCATAGTCTGGCCGAGGAAACTTTTCCCATAATCCTCATACCCTTTACCTTTTTATCAATCCACCAGCCTCTAGATCTTCCTCGACAtgttcattgccacttcagcttctcaACATGTTGAACTATATCGGTTACCCTGGTTCTcatatctgatttgatcacgtagataaacttCAAGCATAGCATCACCCGCCTGAGCCCGCTATAAACTATTAAAAACGTATAACTGGTCAACGTACGCGTATCCATCCATAGCAGCCTTGGCACTGGACTCCAGGCGCCGCACTCGCACGTCGAAGCCGGTCACGTTGGAGAGATGCCGTACGATGCTGTCCATCTCCTGCTCCACTTCCATCGGCTTGGCTCCTATCACCATCACTAGCTGCTTGTTCTCATCCAACACGTACACCTACACAAAGCATCTTTTTTACAACTTCAAAAagcttcttcatcatcatcatgatcaatagggtcttataatataatctaatagggctgtagtaataaaacgatgattcatgattttttaaaaattttctctttgataatgaattctagccccgtAAACTACcgttatacaaaaaatcacgtcatattatttttacaatccaagaccctattcatcaccacgtctcctctcagaatgagaagagccaTAGTtagccacgctggccaagaagccacctttgagaacattatggagaactctcaggcatgcaaccTGCACGCctgcacgatgttttccttcaatgtTAAAGCAAGggacatttaattgcttaaagcgcacataactccgaaaagttagaggaggcCCAGGATCAAACCCCCAATTCAAACCCCAACCAAAAAGTTCagtaaaaaaacctttttaaaaACTTCAGCAAATCCTTTtagtaacttttttattactcTTGTTAATTACCAAACTCATTCCAAATTTGTTTTATCATGCCTACTCCTTTAAAGGTAAGATTTCCTTTAAACATGAGTCAGATTTAAGTATTGTTTCAAAGAGTGTTTATGAATCGAAAGGGGTCGCAATAATTCtgagcaatgaggaatacgatgcaGAGAATAAAAGCCCTCCCCTCCAGTAATCTATAAGAAGTTTATCTACAACAGTTTAAGTTATGAGTTTTATGTGAATTCGTAGCGCACCATTTTAATTTCACCCTCTAGACGTGGTTCTTGCTTCTTCCAACGAATTGGTAATAATGTAAtctattgtatagaagcaggcgttactttgcggaagtctatgatatacaatgaaccaaaagcttaatttgctgtaatccgctgaaacaggtcgaatctgtatggtgcaacatgcagcatgcgaaatgcaccgcccgccctcccaatcgacgcacgtttcgccccgacaccggagcatcctcaggagatgtagacctccAGAcaacagcaaattaagcttttggttcattgaatgTAATCTATATTGATTATATTAACAAACTCACAAAAACATTAACAATGGCCGACCGTCCATCATCAGCGCCGCGTCTGTCAGTGGCTTTAACATCGAAGCCGAGCACGCGGCCCGCCGAGCGCGCTACACTGCCTGCCACGCGCACGCGCCCCGATACTGGCTCTACCGTGAACCGACCGCCTTCGGAGTTGATCAACTggtagcggatgtctgcgttgATGCCTATATCTGCGTCCGTTGCCTGTAATATACGACAAAGAAAATTGCCTACGATCAACATAATATCATCGTACGTATCTCAGGCCACGTCTAAAGCTCTGGTGTAAATTTCAAATAGAAACTACCCGCCGTAACAGTTTTGCCATTTTAAGATTAAGTTTTTAGAgtagtagatatattataattctTACATGCAATTGAATAACTTCATAACCGAAGGGTGCAGTGGTAGGAATAGCTGTAACCATGGGTCGTCCCCCGTTGACAAATCTGGGTGCATTGTCATTCACATCCTTAATCCTTACGACTACTTTAACGTCAAACTTAGACATCCCTTCGAGAACATCATCAGAAACCGGATAAATCATGTGAGGCAGCTCACGGCTTATCTTTTGCCTTTCAACTCTAACTATAATATCATAAACATCCCTATATTCTCGATCGGGacttttaattaggtataagGTACCATTACGAGGGTCTATAATAAATGTTTTCTTTATATCTGTGTCGTTTtcattatgtataaaatatttcattttaaaattttcataatattctgtTAAGTTTACAGTCACTAGTTCAATAGGAGTGTGAACGTTTTCTTCGATTTCTAATTCATAATATCTTGATATAAATACTGGTTTATCAGAAACTTCAATCTCATCAGGTATATCTATTAAACTTAACATAACTAGGGCTGTAGAACTTAAACTGGGTGATCCTAAATCAGAAGCAACGACTGTGACATTATGTACTTTCTGAGTTTCATAGTCTAATTTTGTTGTGGTGGTCAAGATACCTTCCTTAGAATCGATGGCAAACATGTTAAGTTGATTTATTTTTTGCGGCAAAGTGTAAAGAATTAATCCATTCCCATTACCAACGAAGTCAGAATCGTTAGCATAAACCCTAGTTACTGTAGTACCAATAGGAGCATTTTCTTCTAAAGTTGCCTTATATACAGGTATCATCATAACTGATTCGAAATTGTGGTTTGAAATTTCATCAGCTTCAGGATGTTTCCATTCTAACAAATCATCATAAGCGAAGAATTTTGGAGCGTTATCATTGACATCTAGTACTTGAATTTCTACGCTCACGGATGAAGATAATTTCTTATCATTTCCATTATCACGCGCAACTACTGTTATAGTATATTTGTCTTCCTTTTCTCGATCCAAAACACCGTTTACACTAAAAACGCCACTCAAAGGGGATATTTCAAATGGAATTTCTTTACTTGACGGTTGGATAAAGTAAGTCAAATTAGCATTTTGACCAAAATCGGCATCTGTTGCGTCAACTTTACCTAAAATCCGTCTACTATATTGAGCCTCTTCTACGTTAAAATTGTACCATGATTTCTTGAACATAGGAAAATGATCATTAACGTCTTTGACAAAAAATCTTATAGTAATCTGATCGCTTAATTCTCCACCATCCAAAGCGGTCACATTTAATCGAAACTCTGATTCTGGTGGTAAAGTTCTTGCAACAATAATATGACCGTATCGTTCATTTATTACGAAATATCGTTTGACTTGTAATAAGTTCGGAGGTAATGCATATGGAGGTAGAAATACCTCTGAAGTAAATTCATATCTTATCTGTCCATTTATACCACTATCCATATCTACAGCATTCAACTTTAATACTATCGTTCCTATTGCAATATTTTCGGGCATTAAAAAAAGAGGCGAATCTGCTGTTATAGGAAAAGTTTTCTTAGGTATTGCTTCAATCTTGGCTACTTTGTTAgttatgttatttattatttctttgtaaaTTTGAATAGGGGCACTTTCATCTACTTCTAATAAATCTACTGGTTCTCCTAATGGAATTAATATTTGGTTGAATTTAGGTACATTATCATTTTCATCTAATACTGTTATCGTCAGTTTTGCTTCTGACTTTAAACTGCCTTTGTCTCTTGCtacaattttcaataaatagaCACTCTTCTCCTCTCTATCTAATTTATTACCAATGTATGATACCACTCCCGTGTCTTCGTTAATGCTAAATAGATCATGTCCGTCACCAAAAATAGTATACATAAATACAGCATTTTGGTCCATATCTGCATCTTTAGCTCGTATTTTATTTGACATTGTGACTTCTGTTCCTGTTTTTgcattttcagtaataaaaccTTCATAAgataacatatcaaaaatagGTGGGTTATCATTTTCATCATCTACATGTATTGTAATTTGATATAACCCAGCTCCTGAGATAACTCCTTTATTGAATTCTGCAATTACTGTCATTCTGTATGTATCCTTTTTTTCTCTATCTAACGCTTGCTGAGCATAAATAGTTCCATCTGGTCCTGAGGGaaaatgaaatatttgaaactgggttgttttttttaaataagcaaTTAAACAAAGTAGCGAAGTACATAGTTTTTACCTATAGCAATTTCATCAGCGACGTCTTGTTGGTTTGCAATTATGAATTTGATGTTTCCATTATTAGTTGCAAAAGAACTAATATTCACGGGAAAAATGTGTCCAATTGTAGCCCCCGCTACATTTTCCTTGACGTGAAACACAAACGGCGAATGCGTCCCCCTGAAAACGAAAAGCGATGTTATTGTGAATTCAAGGActtaaatagttaaataaaatatagagtaATTACTTCAAAAAGACACCTCTCTCGTCGTTCACATCAACCACGTGGACAGTGGCATTTGTTGTTATTGTTACGTTCAGTTTCTCTAGAATAGCTACAGCTTCAAAGTCATACAGAGGTCTTTCAAACTTTGAGAGTTCGTTTATAACTGTGATTACACCTGATCTTTCCTCTACTGCAAAAGGTACTGAAAACCAAAAATccgttttattaataatttattctcACACTAGAaaattttagtttaaaatattcagttacGAACCTCCTTCTTCATATCCATGTAGTAGATCGTAAGTAACATCGCTTTTTTCAGAAGCATCATTTACTTTTATTTGACCGACACTCGTCCCAATGCCAACGTTTGATCCAACCCAAAATTCATAGGGCGCACCTATGAAGTCAGGCCTGTCCGATTTTGAACCTTGAAATTGAAGCTTGTTAAGTCTTTTcgaattttttataaaatatctgcAATATTTCTTAACTTGTATCATTTAAGATGATGTATTAGATAATAGGGCTACTGAATAAGACTATTATTACCTTTAAGACTTCCAATGACATCGATAGTTACAACTGCCAAAGAATATCGTCTCTCACTAGGATTTGCAGGTTGATCGGATGCTTCAATAAAAAGAGCATGCCTTCCTTCCAACAATCGTGACTCTACTAAAGTTATCATTCCAGATTCAGCATCAACTTGAAACGGTGATGTGATCGTCAAGTTACTCGTTCTTTGTAAATCATATAGCACTATCCCGTTTCTTCCTAAATCTGGATCAACAGCTTTTACTTTACCGATTTCCGTACCAATATCTGCATCAAATGCAACTGAGAATTCGTATAAGTTACTTGGTATGAAAACTGGATTGTTATCATTTGCGTCAAGTAATGTGACTTCTACTGTAACAAATGACATAAGTTGATGTGTTTCTTCCATGAATTCAATATTCTCGCTATTTGTCCCTAATTTATCAGGAAACACGTATGTTGTTTTGTCTTTAACTGGTGTTCGAACTGTGGGGTTACGATGCCATTTTGAAAGCCTTTGTTTATCTAGAAATGTGCCAACAATACTTGGATTCTTTTCTTTCGCGTATACTTTCATTCGTAGTGATGAATGCTGTTCCCTGTCCAATTCAGTCTGGAATAAACGAAATATACAAATGTGATAGTCcatttttttctgtttgttttCTGCACAAAGAAATTTTACTACAGTTGATAAAATTTGTTATTGTTGTTTGTTTAGTGACTTTTGATTGTGCTACACGGCACAATTTACTTCACCAAAGACACTAGTTAATTTGTAAAATTTGTTAAAGCGTTTGTGAAAtagatattttgtaataatatttgcataATAAAACTTACTTGATTCCTAACAGTAAGCCAGCCAGTTCTAGGGTCAATAGAGAAGGCACCTCTGGGATCGTTTAGTTGGTAGGTGAACTCTCCGTTATCCCCTTGATCTTTGTCCGCCGCCATGACTTGCAGTACACTAAAACCTGTAAAGTATAATTGTCAACTGTTACCAGCGATCTTTTATCTAGTTACAGCTGTTGATTTCAGGGATACAGATTTATCTACACTTAAGTGCTCATTCTGCGCAGGAAACAAAAGTCTAATAAAATCGCCTACTGCACAAATACAAggttatcatgatcaacccatcgccggctcactacagaggacggatctcctctcagagtgagaaggatttaggccatagtctaccacgctggccatgtgcggattgatagacttcatacgcctttgagaacattatggagaattctcaggcatgcaggtttcctcgcgatgttttccttcactgttaaagcgagttatatttaattactta
The DNA window shown above is from Maniola hyperantus chromosome 10, iAphHyp1.2, whole genome shotgun sequence and carries:
- the Cad89D gene encoding cadherin-89D, which encodes MCSTVCLVLLALVGSAICCNFYPVGDYLKFVRIPENLEVGEEVLQVEVHPRKNLVLQPVDREEDAHLFTYRDVNRTHVSVVLAQSVDSLVDSDSPQNVVKFRLGCDFDTGDDLISAFLSVTVYIEDINDNVPKFQDTPYRVTVDELTPTGLTIFKGIRAFDRDKPNTPNSDVHYSITAGDEDGRFALESSHKPALILNKPLDFDSGDKEFLLVITASDRGSPPRSSNTTVHILVQDNDDLPPKFTLDVYRTRISEFYPILGKRIHKELSFEQPIRAFDQDAGVAAPVRYELISGNDRRLFLLSALNGSLFLEKEVDLDAEPPLPGNTFVLQIQASQVDNPLKTAVARVEVEILDLNDNLPEFEVDFYNISIVENLPNGFSVLQVMAADKDQGDNGEFTYQLNDPRGAFSIDPRTGWLTVRNQTELDREQHSSLRMKVYAKEKNPSIVGTFLDKQRLSKWHRNPTVRTPVKDKTTYVFPDKLGTNSENIEFMEETHQLMSFVTVEVTLLDANDNNPVFIPSNLYEFSVAFDADIGTEIGKVKAVDPDLGRNGIVLYDLQRTSNLTITSPFQVDAESGMITLVESRLLEGRHALFIEASDQPANPSERRYSLAVVTIDVIGSLKGSKSDRPDFIGAPYEFWVGSNVGIGTSVGQIKVNDASEKSDVTYDLLHGYEEGVPFAVEERSGVITVINELSKFERPLYDFEAVAILEKLNVTITTNATVHVVDVNDERGVFLKGTHSPFVFHVKENVAGATIGHIFPVNISSFATNNGNIKFIIANQQDVADEIAIGPDGTIYAQQALDREKKDTYRMTVIAEFNKGVISGAGLYQITIHVDDENDNPPIFDMLSYEGFITENAKTGTEVTMSNKIRAKDADMDQNAVFMYTIFGDGHDLFSINEDTGVVSYIGNKLDREEKSVYLLKIVARDKGSLKSEAKLTITVLDENDNVPKFNQILIPLGEPVDLLEVDESAPIQIYKEIINNITNKVAKIEAIPKKTFPITADSPLFLMPENIAIGTIVLKLNAVDMDSGINGQIRYEFTSEVFLPPYALPPNLLQVKRYFVINERYGHIIVARTLPPESEFRLNVTALDGGELSDQITIRFFVKDVNDHFPMFKKSWYNFNVEEAQYSRRILGKVDATDADFGQNANLTYFIQPSSKEIPFEISPLSGVFSVNGVLDREKEDKYTITVVARDNGNDKKLSSSVSVEIQVLDVNDNAPKFFAYDDLLEWKHPEADEISNHNFESVMMIPVYKATLEENAPIGTTVTRVYANDSDFVGNGNGLILYTLPQKINQLNMFAIDSKEGILTTTTKLDYETQKVHNVTVVASDLGSPSLSSTALVMLSLIDIPDEIEVSDKPVFISRYYELEIEENVHTPIELVTVNLTEYYENFKMKYFIHNENDTDIKKTFIIDPRNGTLYLIKSPDREYRDVYDIIVRVERQKISRELPHMIYPVSDDVLEGMSKFDVKVVVRIKDVNDNAPRFVNGGRPMVTAIPTTAPFGYEVIQLHATDADIGINADIRYQLINSEGGRFTVEPVSGRVRVAGSVARSAGRVLGFDVKATDRRGADDGRSAIVNVFVYVLDENKQLVMVIGAKPMEVEQEMDSIVRHLSNVTGFDVRVRRLESSAKAAMDGYATDMYIYAVDPISNAIIDMEILQKSLMKRETSLRHNLAGFKVLEVGDTTMVQARSVQILSTMEISVVALGCLVFIGACTTAICILCFRKTRRNRHKPFSQQRLNAFSTEHLTKYGGLFPSGNNQCQELNQSYSEADSYIDVMNQSTLKKTCPHGNAVEEFGKTHQKCVKGQFADVNSKEKHERICIKFNQRPLQKRKGHDTSLTSVHSSGQDSGIADARCDCVRSINHTSEESSGCSYEDSLKSNHNQDRKLFRTEPGNRFIRRASFNNQPLDVRRYNHRRQSFSENLQRHFPTFERIGSGNGSRQISSPNVSSQPYFLNSKKNYRNEVVNEPMVDYDHSEVDDVFDTNLGRRLNSKNRNSSMVDLNQAVFMATPATAEIMRRGSERIMFARPL